The following coding sequences lie in one Anaerolineae bacterium genomic window:
- a CDS encoding YbaB/EbfC family nucleoid-associated protein, whose translation MAQQLQKLQEEMMKAQEALGQETVEASVGGGVVKVVMTGHLEVRSVTISPEVVNADDVEMLQDLIVAAVNEAIVKAQALAAERMSALTGGLGLPGLL comes from the coding sequence ATGGCGCAACAGCTCCAGAAACTGCAGGAAGAGATGATGAAAGCGCAGGAGGCGCTGGGCCAGGAGACCGTGGAGGCCAGCGTGGGCGGCGGAGTGGTCAAAGTGGTGATGACCGGCCACCTGGAGGTGCGTTCGGTGACCATCTCGCCCGAGGTGGTGAACGCCGACGATGTGGAGATGCTCCAGGACCTGATCGTGGCGGCGGTCAACGAGGCCATCGTCAAGGCGCAGGCCCTGGCGGCAGAGCGCATGAGCGCGCTGACCGGCGGGTTGGGCCTGCCGGGCCTGTTGTGA
- the dnaX gene encoding DNA polymerase III subunit gamma/tau gives MSRRALYLKWRPSTFEEVIGQEPVTRTLRHAIDQGKISHAYLFCGPRGTGKTSTARILAKAVNCIGEGARPCNTCAICQAINDGSLMDLIEIDAASHTGVDNVRELREKVSFRPNQARYKVYIIDEVHMLSNAAFNALLKTLEEPPPHVIFVLATTEPHRVPATVISRCQRFDFRYVPASTIAAHLRQIAAVEGMQIDDEALELIATHAAGGVRDALSLLDQLTAYGDAEIRAEHVRALLGIGSTELVARFVDALLTRDLRAGLEVIDTLVDQGVPLRQFNAELLEYLRGMLLVKAGGESRLLHMNPEARRRLAEQAKQLELAGWARLVELFSQSAQGLKTSLQPQLPLELALVQAVSEGRAEPAPVRAAPAAAPVAPAVPPEAPAKAVEAPEAPAAPAVASAPADDALLQRLRAHWQEVLRLVRPVDKDAEAFLRAAEPARVEDGQLVLAFRYEFHKKRFESQGCQAVVSQALAQVLGQAVPVKCTLLGEQGKAPAPARQQSTSARSPEPAPPAAPSGKGTGENGAVEDPLIRAAVEKMGARVVEVRPAEAPADEPPWPEDIPLEEDMMPEDE, from the coding sequence ATGTCCAGGCGGGCCTTGTACCTCAAATGGCGTCCCAGCACCTTCGAAGAAGTCATCGGCCAGGAACCGGTGACCCGCACCCTGCGCCATGCCATTGACCAGGGGAAGATCTCGCACGCCTATCTCTTCTGCGGGCCGCGCGGCACTGGCAAAACTTCCACCGCCCGCATCCTCGCCAAGGCAGTCAACTGCATCGGCGAGGGAGCGCGCCCCTGCAACACCTGCGCCATCTGCCAGGCCATCAACGACGGCTCACTGATGGACCTGATCGAGATTGACGCCGCTTCCCATACAGGGGTGGACAATGTGCGCGAACTGCGGGAGAAGGTGAGCTTCCGTCCCAATCAGGCGCGCTATAAGGTGTACATCATTGACGAAGTGCATATGCTTTCCAACGCCGCCTTCAACGCGCTGTTGAAGACGCTGGAAGAGCCTCCGCCGCACGTGATTTTCGTCCTGGCCACGACGGAACCCCATCGCGTGCCGGCCACGGTGATCTCCCGCTGTCAGCGCTTCGATTTCCGCTATGTGCCGGCCAGCACCATCGCCGCGCATCTGCGCCAGATCGCCGCGGTGGAGGGCATGCAGATTGATGATGAGGCGCTGGAGCTCATCGCCACCCATGCCGCCGGCGGCGTGCGCGATGCCCTCTCACTGCTGGATCAGTTGACCGCTTATGGCGATGCGGAGATCCGCGCCGAGCATGTGCGGGCCCTGCTGGGCATCGGCTCCACCGAACTGGTGGCACGCTTTGTGGATGCCCTGCTGACGCGGGACCTGCGCGCCGGCCTGGAGGTCATTGATACGCTGGTGGACCAAGGGGTGCCCCTGCGGCAGTTCAACGCCGAACTGCTCGAATACCTGCGGGGCATGCTGTTGGTCAAGGCCGGCGGAGAATCGCGCTTGCTCCACATGAATCCAGAAGCCCGCCGGCGGCTGGCCGAGCAGGCGAAGCAATTGGAATTGGCCGGCTGGGCGCGCCTGGTCGAACTGTTCAGCCAATCCGCGCAGGGCCTGAAGACCAGCCTTCAGCCTCAGCTCCCGTTGGAGCTGGCCCTGGTGCAGGCGGTGAGCGAAGGCCGGGCAGAGCCGGCGCCCGTGAGGGCCGCGCCGGCCGCGGCGCCGGTAGCGCCTGCTGTCCCGCCGGAAGCGCCGGCGAAGGCCGTTGAAGCCCCCGAAGCCCCGGCCGCGCCGGCGGTTGCTTCCGCGCCGGCGGATGATGCCCTGCTCCAGCGTCTGCGCGCCCACTGGCAGGAGGTACTGCGGCTGGTGCGGCCAGTGGACAAGGATGCGGAGGCGTTTCTGCGAGCGGCCGAGCCGGCGCGGGTCGAGGATGGACAGTTGGTGCTGGCGTTCCGCTACGAGTTCCACAAGAAACGCTTTGAGTCGCAGGGGTGTCAGGCGGTCGTCTCCCAGGCGCTGGCACAGGTGCTGGGGCAGGCCGTGCCGGTGAAGTGCACCCTGCTGGGGGAGCAGGGGAAGGCGCCCGCGCCGGCGCGACAGCAGAGCACGTCCGCCCGATCCCCGGAGCCGGCCCCGCCGGCGGCGCCTTCGGGCAAAGGGACTGGGGAGAATGGCGCGGTGGAGGATCCGCTCATCCGCGCCGCGGTGGAAAAAATGGGGGCGCGGGTCGTGGAGGTGCGGCCGGCCGAGGCGCCGGCCGACGAGCCCCCATGGCCGGAGGATATACCCTTAGAAGAAGATATGATGCCGGAAGACGAATAG
- the recR gene encoding recombination protein RecR produces the protein MELAKPVARLIEEFSKLPGIGPKTASRLTYYLLRAPADQALALSDAIRQLRERIVYCQVCYNISEEPVCPICANPQRDHSQICVVEEPLDVMAIERTGEYHGVYHVLHGVLAPIEGVGPEQLKIGELVQRVRQGEVREVLLATNPNLEGEATAMYIARLLAPLGVRVTRLAHGLQVGGDLEY, from the coding sequence ATGGAGCTGGCGAAGCCGGTTGCGAGATTGATCGAGGAATTCTCGAAACTGCCGGGCATTGGGCCCAAGACCGCCTCGCGCCTGACGTATTATTTACTGCGGGCGCCGGCGGACCAGGCGCTGGCGCTCTCCGATGCCATCCGCCAACTGCGCGAGCGCATCGTCTACTGTCAGGTGTGCTACAACATCAGCGAGGAGCCGGTCTGCCCCATCTGTGCCAATCCCCAGCGGGACCACAGCCAGATCTGCGTGGTGGAAGAGCCGCTGGATGTGATGGCGATTGAGCGCACGGGCGAATATCACGGCGTATATCACGTCCTGCATGGGGTGCTGGCGCCGATCGAGGGGGTGGGGCCGGAGCAGTTGAAGATCGGCGAGCTGGTCCAGCGCGTGCGGCAAGGCGAGGTGCGGGAGGTACTGCTGGCCACGAACCCCAACCTGGAGGGGGAGGCGACGGCCATGTACATCGCGCGCCTGCTGGCGCCGCTGGGGGTCAGGGTGACGCGGCTGGCGCACGGCCTGCAGGTGGGCGGCGACCTGGAATAT
- a CDS encoding DUF2721 domain-containing protein: MPVNIDELIPVLQMSVSPVVVISGVGLLLLTLTNRLGRVIDRSRQLVSQLADASEEEAAFLREEIAIIVRRAGFIQRSVFFALLCVLMAALLVMTLFISALLRLSSAWLVSALFIGSMISLSISLVEFILDINQSLQALYIELRHRGAGRP; encoded by the coding sequence ATGCCGGTCAATATCGACGAACTGATCCCGGTCCTGCAGATGTCGGTCAGCCCGGTGGTGGTGATCTCCGGGGTGGGGTTGTTACTGCTGACCCTGACGAACCGGCTTGGGAGGGTCATTGACCGATCCCGACAGTTGGTGAGCCAGCTTGCCGACGCTTCGGAAGAAGAGGCGGCGTTTCTGCGGGAGGAGATCGCCATCATCGTACGGCGGGCCGGCTTTATCCAGCGTTCGGTCTTCTTCGCCTTGCTGTGCGTGCTGATGGCGGCCCTGTTGGTGATGACGCTGTTTATCTCCGCTCTGCTCCGCCTGTCGAGCGCCTGGTTGGTCAGCGCGCTGTTCATTGGGAGCATGATCTCGCTCAGCATTTCGCTGGTGGAATTCATCCTGGATATCAATCAGTCGCTACAGGCGCTGTATATTGAGCTGAGACATCGGGGCGCCGGCCGGCCGTGA